The following proteins come from a genomic window of Musa acuminata AAA Group cultivar baxijiao chromosome BXJ1-7, Cavendish_Baxijiao_AAA, whole genome shotgun sequence:
- the LOC135679468 gene encoding protein CHUP1, chloroplastic-like isoform X3 — MCWKWPKRWATISTKYALANIIHGTSTKPSSVTKTALTATTSDDDTEQSATSSRDEEGLPLQEAEQESESSCPKKPVSIELENEKAKMDAEIVYLSNLAQALWDRNRSLEMEMLEYYGLKEMQEAAVKELENQLKLNSVEAKCLSLKVESLMDENLRLKLEASEFSGTMRELGLARARVKHLKRRQKYIHVQAREKISSLEKRISLMHAIKRRESRDEAEVQNKLKRVKELEDEAGVLRKGNSMLTQENLDLARRLESAESSISTTLERVQAKAVEEVNLLREANEKLKNEIEHQTDRCTDVEELVYLRWLNACLRYDQRDHHPLPGKTIAKDLSNSLSPESEEKAKELIVEYACAGLDDRGVSFKDLEADYSSLESTGEGDDTPPFVIKDIITSRKPKFLGKLKKLVLRKGSKNNKAASVDGTPAINPSSCATPERRSSLDEATGRNSFDSIASCFTEEHSLTGHLAKTGDTAWSQAAFRSPFNLPGERRPRLEEEGKSARCKSDIGTSFESRRRVTGDGNTITIGQDDSFHQGEPETVRITKYAEALMSSRALSEEPKQR; from the exons ACGCTCTGGCGAACATCATCCATGGCACCTCCACGAAGCCCAGCAGCGTCACCAAAACTGCTCTAACTGCGACCacaagcgacgacgacactgaacAGTCCGCTACAAGTTCACGGGATGAAGAGGGACTTCCGTTGCAGGAAGCTGAACAAGAATCAGAGAGTTCTTGTCCCAAGAAACCTGTCAGCATCGAGTTGGAGAACGAGAAGGCGAAAATGGATGCAGAAATCGTGTACCTTAGCAACTTGGCGCAGGCACTTTGGGACAGGAACAGGAGCCTTGAGATGGAAATGCTCGAGTATTATGGATTGAAGGAGATGCAGGAGGCTGCCGTCAAAGAACTCGAGAACCAGCTGAAATTAAACTCGGTAGAGGCGAAGTGTTTGTCTCTGAAGGTCGAGTCCTTGATGGATGAGAACCTAAGGCTCAAACTTGAGGCGTCAGAGTTCTCCGGAACAATGCGAGAGCTTGGATTGGCAAGAGCAAGAGTGAAGCATCTCAAGAGGAGACAGAAATATATTCACGTGCAGGCGAGGGAGAAGATAAGCTCTCTGGAGAAAAGGATCAGCTTGATGCATGCTATAAAGCGCAGAGAGAGTCGAGACGAAGCCGAGGTGCAGAACAAGTTGAAGAGGGTAAAGGAGTTAGAAGACGAAGCTGGTGTACTGAGAAAGGGGAATTCGATGCTGACGCAGGAAAACTTGGACTTGGCACGAAGGCTGGAGTCCGCAGAATCGTCCATCTCCACCACCCTTGAGAGAGTGCAG GCAAAAGCTGTAGAGGAAGTCAACCTACTGAGGGAAGCAAATGAGAAGTTAAAGAACGAAATCGAGCATCAAACCGATCGCTGCACGGACGTCGAGGAACTGGTCTACCTCAGGTGGCTCAATGCCTGCCTAAGGTATGACCAGAGGGATCATCATCCGCTTCCCGGGAAAACGATAGCCAAGGATCTTAGTAACAGTTTGAGTCCAGAATCAGAGGAGAAAGCCAAAGAACTCATAGTTGAGTACGCATGTGCAGGTTTGGATGATAGAGGCGTGAGTTTTAAGGACCTCGAAGCGGACTATTCGTCTCTGGAATCGACTGGTGAGGGTGATGATACTCCTCCGTTTGTGATAAAAGACATCATCACCTCACGTAAACCAAAATTCCTTGGCAAGCTTAAGAAGTTGGTGCTAAGAAAAGGCAGCAAGAACAACAAAGCTGCTTCGGTTGACGGAACTCCTGCAATAAATCCTTCAAGCTGTGCCACTCCCGAGAGACGAAGTTCCCTCGACGAGGCGACCGGAAGAAATTCGTTTGACAGCATCGCCTCTTGCTTCACCGAGGAGCATTCATTGACCGGTCATCTGGCGAAAACTGGTGACACCGCTTGGTCTCAAGCTGCCTTTAGATCCCCCTTCAATCTTCCGGGAGAAAGGAGACCCAGGTTAGAAGAAGAGGGCAAGAGCGCACGCTGTAAGAGCGACATAGGTACTTCCTTTGAGTCCAGAAGGAGGGTCACCGGAGACGGCAATACGATTACGATCGGTCAAGATGATTCGTTTCACCAAGGAGAACCTGAGACTGTTCGGATAACCAAGTACGCGGAAGCTTTGATGAGCTCTCGCGCTTTATCAGAAGAGCCGAAGCAACGGTAA
- the LOC103992694 gene encoding cytidine deaminase 1, with amino-acid sequence MESGKFVIAAQEAEAMAKTAGVAALKELLPLLVPTALRLARPPISNYPVGAVGLGMSGRIFLGVNLEFPGLPLNHSVHAEQFVVANAAVHGEAGISCIAVSSFPCGHCRQFLQEIRGAGEIQIVVTSDEDAAFRPLSSLLPHRFGPFDLLHKGIPLLLEPHDNDLGSVESAVIAGGGEEVYEGIEKEGIQQRLRAAAGAAAKASHAPYSGCAAGFAVADGEGRVYAGSYMESAAYNPSLGPVQAAMVGYVAACGGVGGEHRGWGIFAAALVEKEAAAVSHEGTARIFLAAVAPGANLNVYRFRSSATV; translated from the coding sequence ATGGAGAGTGGGAAGTTCGTGATCGCGGCACAGGAGGCCGAGGCGATGGCCAAGACGGCGGGAGTCGCCGCCCTCAAGGAGCTCCTCCCGCTCCTAGTCCCCACCGCCCTGCGGCTGGCGCGGCCGCCCATCTCCAACTACCCCGTCGGCGCCGTCGGACTGGGGATGAGCGGCCGGATCTTCCTCGGGGTGAACTTGGAATTCCCTGGCCTGCCGCTTAACCACTCCGTCCACGCGGAGCAGTTCGTGGTCGCCAACGCCGCCGTCCATGGTGAGGCCGGCATCAGCTGCATCGCTGTCTCCTCCTTTCCCTGCGGCCACTGCCGCCAGTTTCTTCAGGAGATCCGCGGCGCGGGGGAGATCCAGATCGTCGTCACCTCGGACGAGGATGCCGCCTTCCGCCCCCTATCCTCCCTCCTGCCCCACCGCTTCGGCCCCTTCGACCTCCTTCACAAGGGGATCCCTCTCCTCCTCGAGCCGCACGACAACGATCTCGGCTCCGTCGAGTCCGCAGTTATCGCTGGCGGCGGCGAGGAAGTGTACGAGGGGATCGAGAAAGAAGGGATTCAGCAGCGGCTGAGGGCCGCGGCGGGGGCAGCAGCGAAGGCGTCACACGCGCCGTACAGCGGGTGCGCAGCGGGCTTCGCGGTGGCGGACGGAGAGGGGAGGGTGTACGCGGGGTCGTACATGGAGTCGGCGGCGTACAACCCGAGCCTGGGGCCGGTGCAGGCGGCGATGGTAGGATACGTAGCGGCGTGCGGAGGAGTCGGGGGAGAGCACCGCGGGTGGGGGATCTTCGCGGCGGcgctggtggagaaggaggccgCAGCGGTTTCCCACGAGGGGACTGCGAGAATCTTCCTGGCGGCGGTGGCGCCGGGTGCCAACCTCAACGTCTATCGCTTCCGCTCCTCCGCTACGGTTTAG
- the LOC135679470 gene encoding uncharacterized protein LOC135679470: protein MASASPPASLLLRTRPRRLSLRHPAAAAARPTLDGSQGLRRAPRRLFLGIGASFLDQVAHMASGSGGRSFVASARPQRGVSSVEQILKNVVWPETFPFKDEDFNRFDESPDSLFYSEPRFVTHIDDPAIRALTKYYSEVFPPSNSSGVCLVDLCSSWVSHYPAGYRQDRIVGMGMNEEELKRNPVLTEYIVQDLNVNPKLQFEDNTVDVITNVVSVDYLTKPIDVFKEMQRILKPGGLAIMSFSNRCFWTKAISIWTSTGDADHAWIVGAYFHYAGGFEPPVAVDISPNPGRSDPMYVVYSRKQTADQPPLL from the exons ATGGCTTCCGCTTCTCCTCCGGCCTCGCTTCTCCTTAGGACACGCCCTCGAAGGCTTTCCCTCCGTcatcccgccgccgccgccgctcgcccTACATTAGACGGTAGTCAGGGTCTCCGACGGGCGCCTCGCCGCCTCTTTCTCGGCATCGGCGCCTCCTTCCTCGACCAGGTCGCCCACATGGCCTCCGGCAGCGGTGGCCGCTCCTTTGTGGCCTCGGCTCGACCCCAGCGAGGCGTTTCTTCCGTCGAACAG ATTCTGAAAAATGTAGTGTGGCCGGAGACGTTTCCTTTCAAGGACGAGGATTTCAACCGCTTTGATGA ATCACCGGATTCTCTTTTCTACTCAGAGCCTCGTTTTGTTACACACATTGATGACCCCGCAATTCGTGCTCTTACCAAGTACTATTCGGAAGTATTTCCTCCAAGTAATTCATCAGGTGTTTGTCTAGTAGATTTATGTAGCAGTTGG GTTAGCCATTATCCAGCTGGCTACAGGCAGGACAGAATTGTGGGAATGGGCATGAATGAGGAAGAGCTCAAGCGAAATCCG GTTTTGACAGAATATATTGTGCAAGATCTGAATGTTAACCCTAAGCTTCAGTTCGAGGATAACACTGTTGATGTTATAACCAATGTG GTTAGTGTTGATTACTTGACCAAGCCGATTGATGTTTTCAAAGAGATGCAGCGGATACTCAAACCAGGAGGTTTGGCTATAATGAG tttttcAAATCGATGCTTTTGGACAAAAGCCATCTCTATTTGGACATCAACTGGTGATGCTGATCATGCCTGGATTGTAGGGGCCTATTTTCATTATGCTGGAGGTTTTGAACCACCCGTC GCTGTGGACATATCTCCCAACCCTGGGCGTTCTGACCCGATGTATGTTGTATACTCCAGAAAGCAGACGGCTGACCAACCACCTCTGCTTTGA